A genome region from Heptranchias perlo isolate sHepPer1 chromosome 32, sHepPer1.hap1, whole genome shotgun sequence includes the following:
- the bcl2l16 gene encoding BCL2 like 16, translated as MTTEQSDDHVVKEAYVMSQDYMRYMTGRTSKPAPSMAAAALRHAGDDLLEKYPIFFKRWPRIFREVCPDNACDYLFKILDEHFQPEKPWQKKELTWSGILSIYVLAGQLAMYCQKNGMESVLEELEFKVGQYVERKVCPNIRDKGGWSGFIQRYAEKEKPEHTMIRACCGVLLLLGTVSLTYYIYRRRFC; from the exons ATGACGACGGAACAGAGCGATGATCATGTGGTGAAGGAGGCCTATGTAATGTCGCAGGATTACATGAGATACATGACCGGTAGGACATCAAAACCAGCTCCCAGCATGGCTGCAGCAGCCCTGAGACATGCAGGCGATGACCTCTTGGAGAAATACCCCATCTTCTTCAAGCGATGGCCCCGGATTTTCAGGGAAGTTTGCCCAGACAATGCCTGTGACTATTTATTCAAGATCCTGGATGAGCATTTCCAACCAGAGAAACCCTGGCAGAAGAAGGAGCTGACCTGGAGTGGGATCCTTTCCATTTATGTCCTGGCAGGGCAACTGGCTATGTACTGCCAGAAGAATGGCATGGAGTCAGTGCTAGAAGAGCTGGAATTCAAAGTGGGACAGTATGTGGAGAGAAAAGTGTGTCCGAACATTAGAGATAAGGGAGGATGG tcTGGCTTCATACAGCGCTATGCTGAGAAGGAAAAACCTGAACATACTATGATCCGAGCTTGCTGTGGAGTGTTACTCCTGCTGGGCACTGTGTCCCTGACCTACTATATTTACAGGAGAAGGTTCTGCTGA
- the tmem82 gene encoding transmembrane protein 82, with the protein MWGFSRWWSPSFGWISLSSNPIDSLLQGVIAACAISILNHLLRIHLHIQCLNDPVRLEVEAAKLRSQRPIVDSLHLCILTILFSVVGSRVSSLVVLEFSLRTISTLLSNNHGASNYQIFLLCQFSLGCGMTACLSYLNEGAPHSTLSLVLSTGLAGLIMRYVWKLAKHVSVMYALHSKERYCGMCIFLLTTWHRIPKLLCNALKIVFIVADVAAILLINRDFITASEAIRFWTPLTICYTLLVIYMQEEQKQNASEQSTYQTVGVRMGGLLILTLTVGKWMDVIHVLLSLVGEICCLIRAGTMLEVCRQQDSSGVNHRGSTRQPQLSAQRRSRESPLEHQEDNG; encoded by the exons ATGTGGGGCTTTTCCCGATGGTGGAGCCCAAGCTTTGGGTGGATTTCCCTGAGTTCGAATCCCATAGACAGCCTGTTGCAGG GTGTGATCGCGGCTTGTGCTATCTCCATTCTCAACCATTTGCTGCGGATCCACCTCCACATCCAGTGTttgaa CGATCCTGTCCGACTTGAGGTCGAAGCTGCCAAATTGCGCTCACAACGACCTATTGTGGATTCTCTGCACCTATGCATCCTGACCATCCTATTCTCTGTTGTGGGATCGAGAGTGTCCTCTCTGGTGGTGCTGGAATTCTCACTTCGAACAATTTCCACGTTGCTTTCCAACAACCAT GGAGCCTCCAATTATCAGATCTTCCTACTGTGCCAGTTCTCTCTGGGATGTGGTATGACAGCCTGCCTGAGCTACCTGAACGAGGGGGCTCCTCACTCGACATTAAGCTTGGTGCTGAGCACAGGTCTTGCTGGCCTTATCATGCGGTATGTGTGGAAACTTGCAAAGCACGTCAGCGTGATGTATGCATTGCACAGTAAGGAGCGGTACTGTGGGATGTGCATCTTTCTCCTGACCACCTGGCACCGGATTCCTAAGCTGCTGTGCAATGCCTTGAAGATTGTGTTCATCGTGGCGGATGTGGCAGCCATCCTCCTCATCAACAGAGACTTCATCACCGCCTCTGAGGCAATAAGATTCTGGACTCCCCTGACCATCTGCTACACCCTCTTGGTGATTTACATGCAAG AGGAGCAGAAGCAGAACGCAAGTGAACAGAGTACCTACCAGACGGTGGGTGTGAGGATGGGTGGGCTGTTGATTTTGACCCTGACTGTTGGGAAGTGGATGGACGTGATCCACGTGCTCTTATCACTGGTCGGAGAGATATGTTGTCTGATTAGAGCAGGAACAATGCTGGAGGTCTGCAGACAACAG GATTCCTCAGGAGTCAATCACAGGGGGAGTACAAGACAACCCCAGCTAAGTGCacagaggagatcgagagaatctcCTCTGGAACATCAAGAAGACAATGGCTGA